The DNA region gaccaattgacaaacaccacctttcgattaaaaaaaaaattgtcgaaatcggtccacccggtcaaaagttctgatgtaacatacattaaaaaaaaatacagtcgaattgagaacctcctccttttttggaagtcggttaaaaagttatataaacttgaacaaaaatattattcttgcTTTGAccaaatatacttttaatatagCTAAATAGCATTTGCttcattaaaattactttagacGTTAAACGAAcaacaacaaacacaaaaaagtatGTATCCTATATCTAAATACCTACCTAACTAGCtgcaatattttgaataaaaattaactacCTACTGTTAAGAGCAACAATAAAGTTTTGTACCGTATTTTGGATATACGAGTATACTTAGTAAAGAATTCAATTGTACGTATATTATCAAAGTCCACTATAATCTGATGATACTAGGTACTTAGCATGTTATAACTTCGTACTATACCTACAAACACGTTCAAATAGAACAAAAATTACCCAAACTGATACAGAACCTCAAAAAAATCGGCCTCAAATATATAGCATCCGcctaaaaaaatatagccatgatagcgatcgttactcatagtagggaatatatccgccaatccgcattggagcagcgtggtggattaagctctgatccttctcctgcatggggaaagaggcctatgcccagtcgtgggatattacaggctgaagcgtagcctAAAAAAATTGGTCTGGATATATTTGCaatgttaatttataaatagcaATTGTGTGACTGAGTATATTGTGCCGATAGGCGATACGAATATTTTATGAGCGCTTGTTAGGGTTTCGTTTTTAAAGTGCTCTTActggaaacttttttttaaaggacaAATCGTTAactaaaaatcataataatgaaTCAAGTGCAGCTTAAAGTAGGATGTacaaaaatgtttgtgtatcttatataaaaaaaaatgaatgttgctaagcgcataactcgagaatggctcgaccgattcagctaattaatttttttgtaggctccttaaggcccacggaaggatttaatactaaaataataataataataataatacactttattgtacaccaaaaacagtaatgatacatatcaaagaaagaaaaataaaatattgacaacatattcattaggtacaaagggcggccttatcgctaaaaagcgatctcttccaggcaaccttagggcaaaggagtaGGGAaagtctagcgtcagcataggtgtacaagttacaacaaatttattataaatattcaaataattaaacatatacatatatacatacatacataaatagatacataaatacatacatactgacatatatacatatatacccacgtacatgcatacatacatataaatacatatatgtatacattatagttatgaattacttgtttattgttgagtttgaagaaaatgcttccaaaGAGTCTTTTTGAAAAGTGCAGGTGTTTGTACACGTCTGATATTCAAGGGCAAGGTATTCCATAAGCGAGaggcttgaactgtaaaagatttatcataaaaggaagaggagtgagaaggaatttcaagaagaaatTACTGTCAGAACGAAGACAGCGTTCATGGGAATCACCAAggaatttgaaacgttctttcagataggaaggggtaaaggaattaaataaaatggagtaaagtagggtaaggatatgagtattcctgcgaaggcgaattgggagccacttgagtttttgcgaaattccgaaatatggtcatatttgcgtagtCCAAATATAGATCTTATACATACATtctgaatgcgctcaagcttaaTAAGCTGCTCCTAAATATCAAGATAGCAACtatcagcataatcaagaatTGGTAACAGGAGACTATCACACGtgtgcaagagcaattttagtaggaatgaaaaaaaaaatatttttactattaacttttgacagaacgaagtctgtccgggcagttagaattttaataaatattgctttttaaACTGCATTcgtataaaatctttaaaatttaaaatctaacaAATAGGTGATATGTGAGCAAAAAgattataaactatatttaaatatatttatttaattaagttaagtaatttagtaaattaaaaagacttcatattatgtaatttaatattttataatttgtgcctaatttataaaaagtatactcatttataaaaaaaaatcacagaaAGTATTttagctagtttttaatatgagAACTatgcaattattaattttaattattaaaatgttacaaaattaaattacaaattcctttaataacattttaaattatcattatgGGAGATGaaagtgaaacaaaaaatatttcttaaagttattttattgtactgAAATGTCATAAATAGCATAATTGACAACATTttctataatttcttttttgttttcctttctgtttttttcttgggttttttgcctttttttttAGAACGTTCATCACTGGAACTTGAGCTGGTATCACTATCAGTACTCGATGTACTATTAGAACTACTAGTATCACTACTACTGCTTGATGTGGAATACTTTCTCCTTCTTTTTCTAGATCTCTTTTTCCTTTTGTTATCTTCACTTGATGAACTAGAGTCACTACTCGAGGAATCACTACTTTCTGATGAATCACTATCAGACGATGAAGTAGAAGGTTTACGCTTTTTCTTACTActgtattttttagttatttttttggcagtatctttagttttatttttcttttcctttttttgtttaaactcgGGAGATGGTGTTTTTGGGTTCTTGTGATTATTTACATTCTTTTCCTTTTTAGATAATGTTTGTGTTTGATCTTCATCATTTGAGCGCTTGCTATTATACTTGTCTGTTTGCAATTTATGACTGCTGCTtgaatttttatgatttttcttttctaatgatttttttttatattcggaTTTATCACTATGCCTTCTCGGTGATTTACTAGTCTCTCTACTATCATTATAATTAGTAGATAATCTAGACCTATGAGAActtgaatgtttatttttgtaattatcatGATTATCATACTTCTGCGAGTCTCTATATTTACTGTTTCCTTTACAGTCTCTATCACTTTCTCTTTCTGAATGTCTATAACGGGAATGTTCTAACCTAGACCTGCTCCTACTTCTATCCTTGTGctgtttattattagttttttctcTTTCTGATCTGTGATCTCTATCTCTTCTATTTTCGTTTCTATCATATTGTCTTTCTCGATTGTTGTGCTCATCTTTATGTCTTCTATCATGCTGTCTCTGTCTATCTCTTGTTTCATCTCTTGGAGGCATTTGCTTATCATCATCAAAATATTGGACACCTCTTCCTTTTCCCAACCATCTCATTTTAGATACAGATTGTGAGAAGTCAACATGAATACGTCTGTCATCAATTAATACATTATCCATTTTAAAATATGCATCTTCACAagactttttattttcaaattctaTGAATGCGTATTGCAAAGAATTACCAGTCTTTTTATCTCTTATAACTTCACAACTGACTATTTTACCAAAGCgactaaatattatttctagaTCTTCATCAGTTGTGACAGGATTAagtttacaaacaaacaaaacattttcaGGAGGAGCTATCTCAGCATCAGGTAAATCGCCAACTATCTCTAATATTGTAGCTCGAGCTTTGGCTTCCTTTTCTTCAATCATTTCTTGTATTTCCTCCGCAGACTTGCCTTGTGTTTCATCTACTTCTTCGTCAGGGGCTATTCTACCTCCTTTTAAGCGTTCCGCACTAGGTGAAGGAGATCTAGATGGAGCTCTTAAGCCTGGCGGGTCATTAAAAGGATCTTCAAGTACAACAGTATGTGTAATTCTTACATCTCTGTAGGGACGATGAGTTTCATCACATATCACTTCATTCAACTTAGTTAATACTTCATGTCCTTCTGTTACTTCTCCTATAACACAATGAGTTCCATCTAGTGAATCTAAATCTGGTGcaagtgtaataaaaaattgggATCCTACCATCATATCATCAGTGCAAACCATAGATAGCAAACCAGCGTCCGTATGTCGAATTTTCGGCATTTTCTCTCCTGAAAAAAACCTCTTTTGGGGCCCTTCTAATATACCCCATATTGACTGTCCACCGGATCCCTCACCGCTTGGGTCCCCTGTTTGGGCAATAAAACCGCTTCGTATTGTATGAAATAGATTGTAATTATAGTACTTCATCTTGCAcagttttaaaaagtttaaacatGTTATAGGTCGTTGCTCTAAATACAAATCGACTGTTATATCTCCCAGAGTTGTTTCGATTACAACcgccattttaataaaaatatgaaagctGTTATGTTGATAATTTATACACTTTATTACACTACATAATTTAAGagttacaaattatttactCCGTATAAAACTTTGCTAACTTGACACATCATTCTTAACCTATAAAACGTTGTTTGACGTAAAATTTGGTTCTTAAGACAGACTAAAAATATACGTCCGATGAGCTTGAAAGCGTTGCATTTTGTTATacattttgaaaacaataacatgtttaaatatttctaatgagtataaatattaattattataaccaAATATAGATATAGCTTATTTTATGGTTTATATTTGAAACCGTTtatgttatttcattttttgcGCCACCTGTTGAACACATGTTAAACTAATACGAAAGAGAAAAAACGACCTTATTGAAAATACGTTTCACAGATGGTGCTGTGTCAAGATTTAGCATAACGCAATGAAAAGcgcaaaaaaaaccgacacagtaattattggtttttaaaatataaactttttttgttaaatgtggAAAATTTTATACACTGTATGACGCTATAATACAGCCGGTTAGAGCCAAGAGTTGACTCATGTCGACATTTCAACATTTCATACCATTAGAtccagtaaaaatatttaacttgttacaaaacttttaattattacgtTAATAAATCCTTATCAACACATTAATGTGCAGCAAATACCATCATCGTTTTTATGCTATATTTTCTTatcctatttattttattttattttattttattttatttaggaaacatacagtacaataatacagtaaattaataaattcatactGCCAATACACAAACCAGCAAAGTTTCCAAcagtaaataattcataaatgagcaaaaagaacacattaacaagaaataatcgataaatcgcatacagaaatataaaatataaataattcaagcaacactaaaataaacaattaagacaaacaaaaacaaatagaaaaatttaatacaatcatcaattaaataataaacgattaaaagataacaaattaaattatacaaaattacaaaactaaattataccAACTACTGATTGAATACAATTaggcatatttatatataattaaaatagattaaaaaattgcaaaatacaaacattgatcagttaaagttttagtttttttttatttttatttttttattttagttatagttTAATTAGGTTTTTTCTGTTTACTATAAATTACTCTTTTGCTGAAAGGCCTTATGTGTTACAAAAAGTACAATCTActtttgagttatatatatatatatatatatatatatatatatatatatatatatatatatatttatatttatattatatttttctatatatttacgaagtacctatatatattttaataacaactaATAATATACTTTCATACGCATTAATTTTAACGAAAGTTggaatataaagttataaacacACGCGcatcttttaaaattaagatgattttattattttttatttaaactgactcattattgaagtaaatataaaaaaaaaacaattatagaaTTGTTGCTCCTGTGACAAGAAATTCAAgtcaaaaattaacattttacagGAGCAGAGCAATGGCAGCTAAAACAAGATTTAAGAAATTTTTGTTCGAATAGACCCTGCCCAGTTGATCCTAATCAACCGGAATGTCTTCTTTTTAGAATAAAACATTCTCtttcacaatatatttttttttggtaaatatttaattttaaaagttatttacgaaaataaattttgagttGTACCTACCTACCTTTTTCACATTTATTAGGTGTTACAATTACCTAAATTATGTGATGTATTCATACTTGAACCTTAAAGATCAACGAATTGTGCTTTTTCCGATAATGCCCTTGATGAAAGGGGTATAAACTTGACTTATATCACTTATTAAAGGAGGCACAGAATTATACGTTGAAGTAAATTTGAAGTTTGCATTGACGTtggaaatatacttttttacgtaaatatgtgtatattatgaCATCTTTAAATTTATAGCACTTCAATATAAtcatagattttttaaatacgatcGGTGTGTTTTTTAACCGCCGCCGCCGTGTCGAGATCGAGCTTTCCTCCCTGAAGTTAACTGATTACCAGATTTCAATGTATAGACTTAAGAACTTGAACTCTTAAAAATCGAAACTTCACGccataaaatctaatataataaataatttaaaaaatcttaccTTTGACTATTTTGTCTGATGTTGTAGGTACAATAAATAGTTGGTTGGaaaatttagattattttttttaagttatacttttttggcacaatagtaaaaaaaaaaaattcgatgcACGCGCACACGCCgtcacgaaaaaaaacgacaccctgaagttagctaatcaacgaagaagaagttagtatAACTTCTTACCTACGTGCCTACATAAgtacacaaacttttttttaatattttgttgcgTTTATTGATTTATACTGATATGGAAAAAAGTTTACAATGTAACTATTGTTTTAcaacattgaaaaatacatacatacatacatatacatactttccacttgctacgatccttacacaCTTTTTTCGCTTCGTACATTTTCATTATTCCcgtcatacatgctcttcggtttagggtactcttgacctggccttttttcaagacgtcccttatttggtctcgaaaCGTCCGCCCAGGTCTACCCAATCCAACCCtttccatccacactcgccttatacacttttttcgtcaatcgttatTCACTCATTCGctcgacatggccaaaccatctgagcatacctttctcaatttttgtcactacatctttcagaccacaacgttttcttctcactatttcttatcgtGTCACTCAGTttactcctatcatacttcttaacgctctcatctgaactgcatttattctgctttcatgtttcttctgctatacccaactttcacttccgtacacgAGTGTCGGAATCAACACCCCCTCATGAATAGCCAAAAGAGCCTTGTTCAACACCTTTCGACTGCTCATAAAGAAGTGAAAAGCTCCATTcgccctgtttcctgcattcacttttctttcaatatcactctaaCATTTttcatctcttgtaaactttgaacccagatacacaaacttattcacctgttcaatttgttcatctccaatcacgatattgcagtctgtcactgcctcatcacTTTAAAACACACtctcactttcgtcttctttacattcatcttcattccctttcttacaaaagctctactgatagcagttaccatctcctgcaacccctcggccgaagacgcaagtaatacttggttatcagcatagagaagataTTTGACGAGTTACTatttcattctcaacccacattgaaaaatgtatttttttattattattaaatacttattaaacttGGCAATAGAAATTGATGTGTGTTGATGTGCCTTTtcatcaaaaaattataaaaaatattagtgataaaattccgaacaaaaaaaacaacaacaaaataacttaattatacttaattataacaaaacattaataACAAATCACAATATTAGATGCAAAGTTGAAAAAACGTAAAACCAACAAATTTATCACTTTGTTCACAACGCACATAATACGGTAGTCGCGTTTCATAGATTTGTTGGGGCCGTAATTTTCTATAACAAGTCATGAGTTTATAAATTGAGCTCTTAGAAATTTCCAATATCAAGGTGTCGGTCGCAGCCTATGCAATTGGCTGTATACTCACGTTTCTAGAAAATCTAATAAAGGCCGTTTCGTTCACCCTCCTTCCGCTCTCACCCCTAATAAAGTGAGTATTGAAAATTTACCAACCATTCTTCGAGGGATATAAGGTTAGACTGGTATAAATGGCGATTTCACTAAAATTGAACTGGAAAACCGGCATCTTTTTGCCGTTTTTTTGAGTTGAAAATTTTACACGAAACTTGGTTACGCAATATTTTGCTATAAAAAGTTCTATGTTGTTTAGATCTTTCTTAATCAACTTTGTTTTTCTTCCATGTAAAGGCtataataaataggtaataaggaggttttttttttttttttttttttttttctagacctCCGACATGTGTGGTCGGAGACTGTATTTGCTAGCTActctttcataccagttctcgctttcatgcctctcgtacttcCATGCTGCATACTTTTTCTTTCTCACATTCATCACCTTTCTCACACAGGGTGGGTTCCCACTAGTTTAGAGGCCTACTGGCTAcctttacttaatatttaactaAACGGGTAAATAATTGGACACATATTTTCTTTCACAGTTTTGTTTTACAGGGTTCATTGAGTTTTTACGTAAGAAgtactaaaaatttattgtcTTAATGATACGTATGatcattattacaattatttccaTCTTAATTAATCGAATTTCGACAACGCTATGTTATATTACATTTGACTTAAACTATTCttattttatgttaacatttttattcttttataattttatttcgagaTTTCCATCATTccaatcttttttaatttattttatctctctgtctatgcttattttaaattaacatttttatttcttttgtaatttttatttcaagttttcttttattccaattttactattttaatttgttttatcaaaacaacaattattttatcttacatACTATTATCTTAatctattcttattttatttttacactcttatttcttttataatttaatttcgagtttttacatgtttttaatCTAAGCTTAATGCTAATAGTTTGACAACTTTTACTTAATCCTACTTACATCTACTTATTCTATGCTATCGTTTTATATCCTAATGATATAAACATAGCATGTTTGCCTGCCTTCCTAATGAAGAGCAACCCATTTATTTGCCGTGGTTTTTGCTAGGATTTGTATCCGTTATCCAACTACAGAACCTTTGTAGTCTACAGATGCCCTGTAACCCAAAACGCCGAAGTCCTGTGCAGGAGTCGGTGGCCATGCACTCCCCTCTTGGTCTGCTGGAGTCTTGTCTCGCAACAAACATACAGGTTTCTTCCGAAGCCAGGACCCCCGCAGAGTGTCTCGCGCGTATGTAGCCAGGGAATGGAGACTGCTTGCTGGCACACCACTGCGCCGACCATCGTGCCCTCAGGAGTACGCGACTGTTGACCGCGCTAGCTCGTCCCATTTATTCCTAACTGGGCAGTCACTGCTGAAGGCGTTGTGGTCCAACTTGTCCAGTTTCGCCCTTCGGCAGTTCCTGCAGGAGGGCGGGACGGCCTGCGCCCAGTCCGTGCACTCCGTCTTCAGATGCGGACCGCCACAGTGGCTACACACGTCGACCGATTCCACACAGAACTTCCTGCTGTGCCCGTAACCCAGGCATCGGGAGCACTGGACCAACGGGGACTGGTCCTCAGCCCTCACCCTTTGGAGGTCGATATGGACATATCCTTTGCGGGTAATCCTATCCCAGAGGGCGGGCGAGGTCTCCAGAACCACGTGGGCCGCGTGCGAATTTTTAGCCCTTCGCCTGTAACGGACCCTAGCCCTACCGGTCTCCTGGTCGAGGCCGTCAAATAACTCCCGATTCTGGTTCCTCAGGGCCTTCAGCACGTCCTCGTCAGTATTAACTGAGGAGACGCCCCTCAGAACCAGAAGCGGGTCCCTGTTACTGACCTCCTCGACCAGGAGGCCCTTACCTTTCTCTTCCACTCTCATTCTTGCCTTACTCCTCTCCTCTTTTGTGCTAAAGGCCATTACTATTTTCCTATCTTTTGCCTTGCGCACCTTTTCCACCTTTAACCACCCCTCCTTGGCCTCGATCGTCTCTCTTAATTGAGTGAGGACCTCCTCACCCGTCAACTCTTCATTCGTCGATGTGACCACTAACGAGTGTGATGCAACTGGTCTCCTCGGTGGAGATCCAGCCGCAGCGACGCTCGCGTACGTACTCTGTGCGACGGCCACCTGTTCTTGCTTAGCGAGCTGCTCCTGAATATCTTTGAGGCGCTGCCCGTTCTCGAGCAGGAGGCGGGTGTGCTCGTTAAGCTTTGCGCTCAGCGAGGGATCCAAGGCCACCACAGACGCAGGGCCGGCTTCCTCGGGTGCCAGCCCCGACCCCGCGACGGTCCCCCCACTCACGCAAACCTTCAGCCTCTCGAGCTCCGCCTCGCTGGCCTCAAGTAGCTCGTATAGGCCATCTATGGCCTTACAAATCATATGCTTGTACtccctttttaaatttttggtgttGGTCGTGGCCGTCGCGCAGAGCTGAACCAACTCGTCAGCCGCTTCCATCCTGGTAGCGGTCCTGTACTCCTCGATGGATCTGCGGGACAGACGGTGAGGACTGCAGAGAATAGCCTCTTTCGGCGACTCTGGAGTCCCCACCGCCTCCGCCTTGTCCTTACTTGTACTGCTTAAAGCAGGTGTTGGCCCTTTGATGGGGCTCGTCCTCGTCTTCGACGGGAGCTTTGCGGCTGCCCCATCTGTCGGCTTCTTTGTGATTTTTGTGGGCTGGACCAGTCCGGCCTTGTTCTTTTGGGGGGGGGTGCGCAAGCCAAACATGTCGGAGGCGCGTCACAaatgaaagaataaaataaattgaattataataaaatataaagtcgTTGTGAAATAGtcgatataatataaaacaataaatgttcTAAGTTAAAACTTCGGGGACGGCTCGTAAATAGTCGCTCCCCAATTAGAAAGGCGGGCAAATATGTCCCGGTTCCTATATAACTTAACGCTAAACTTAAACTATGAAAGTGTAGAGAAAACTCTACTTTTTTAAGTCAGACTCTACGTAGAGTGCCCTGCTACAGTCAGTTTAAGAGCCCTTTTTGAGGGCTTGTCAACATCGAAAACCCCGTCGCGCTACGACCAGCGGTTCCCGAGATATTTCACCTTCTGTTTCCGCTCTTAATCAGCCGAAATACCGCTGTCTACTTCTTCAGAAAACAGAAATTCGATATTTCGGGAACCCCTGGTCTTAAGAAGCTGTGCGACGGCTCCCCGTAATCGGCTCGACGTCTTCCTTCTCCTCCCGGTCTAAAAACCAGGATTTGAGGTTGGACTCTTTGCAGAGCTAATTTTGGAACTAGGCTATAGGACTCTCCGCAATAACAAGTAAATTGAAAATCCCAACTCAATCggcttaaaaacaaaaaagttatgacCGCTTAAACTTTTTGCAAATGGCGACCAATATGGCCGCCACTAAATCGAAATTTGCTTAAATCGGCCCCTATTGCTCGAATATACCCGTGTTTGGTATCAATCGATCATTATATAATCATATCAATTATatcaatcaatattaataaGGAGGTTAGAACGTTGTCACTTCTGAGATTTTTAGATTACTTGCCTTGTTTTACGATTCATTCTTTTTCATGATAGTTTTCactgaaatatatgtatatgtaagacttacttgtaaaatatgtatataatttaataattcctaattacggtttttttttaaattttaaataatcgaataaaatttaataaatcaatcaTATACATTATTGaaacacattttatttcagtaaatgcaatttttagttaaaaaaccAACCTGGGTATTGTTCAGCAATTGGTTTAAAATACTCACATATGGATACCGAGGCAActaaaaacataacaa from Melitaea cinxia chromosome 15, ilMelCinx1.1, whole genome shotgun sequence includes:
- the LOC123660146 gene encoding peptidyl-prolyl cis-trans isomerase sig-7 gives rise to the protein MAVVIETTLGDITVDLYLEQRPITCLNFLKLCKMKYYNYNLFHTIRSGFIAQTGDPSGEGSGGQSIWGILEGPQKRFFSGEKMPKIRHTDAGLLSMVCTDDMMVGSQFFITLAPDLDSLDGTHCVIGEVTEGHEVLTKLNEVICDETHRPYRDVRITHTVVLEDPFNDPPGLRAPSRSPSPSAERLKGGRIAPDEEVDETQGKSAEEIQEMIEEKEAKARATILEIVGDLPDAEIAPPENVLFVCKLNPVTTDEDLEIIFSRFGKIVSCEVIRDKKTGNSLQYAFIEFENKKSCEDAYFKMDNVLIDDRRIHVDFSQSVSKMRWLGKGRGVQYFDDDKQMPPRDETRDRQRQHDRRHKDEHNNRERQYDRNENRRDRDHRSEREKTNNKQHKDRSRSRSRLEHSRYRHSERESDRDCKGNSKYRDSQKYDNHDNYKNKHSSSHRSRLSTNYNDSRETSKSPRRHSDKSEYKKKSLEKKNHKNSSSSHKLQTDKYNSKRSNDEDQTQTLSKKEKNVNNHKNPKTPSPEFKQKKEKKNKTKDTAKKITKKYSSKKKRKPSTSSSDSDSSESSDSSSSDSSSSSEDNKRKKRSRKRRRKYSTSSSSSDTSSSNSTSSTDSDTSSSSSDERSKKKGKKPKKKTERKTKKKL